A region of the Perca flavescens isolate YP-PL-M2 chromosome 15, PFLA_1.0, whole genome shotgun sequence genome:
GAAACGAACATTGTTCTAAGATAGAAAAAGGAAATGAGAAAAAAGGAGCCCCAACCCTAAATAAAGCAGTGTAAGAACAGAATGTTCTCACAGTATGTGCTTCATCTGTATAAAACTAAGTCACACATACTTGGCTTCTCATTCAGGTATTTGTGCAGTGAAGACATCAACAACTGCACCATTTAAGGCCCTGAAGTAAGCTCCCTCGAGCATTCAAGTTGACGAACGTACAGTGCTTGTGGGCAGGGCATCATTAATGTTCAGAAAGGTTTTGAATTATTAAACCATTCGCTACCCTCACTCAGAATCAATTAACTTAAATCATGACAAGAACTAAAATAATTGCTGGACACCAGGGGAATATGGAGTGTTTCAAATCAGGCCAGGGTGCCTCTGGTTAAGGATTATGGACAAAGAAGTGCTTTCTATTGACTCCCTGTAgactaaaaaaagacaaaagaagagAAATGGTTAACAGATAGAGATGTTGCCTCTTCCCCCCAAGGCCGTCTCACTCAATAGCAGAGGATAATAAACTGCCACACAGACTCTTGTCGGCAACTAGCTTCTTCTTTATCTCCCCTCATTCCTTTCTACTTTCATCATCCCTTCCCTCCTTTGCAGCCCTTTCAAATACTGTGTTGACACTCAGGTGAAATGGGCTTAAATCACAGTAACATATGTATCTTTCGGATGATCCAGTAGGCTACTCGTTAGTCTACATAGTGTATATTTCACCCAGTATTACAGACAATTCTCTGGCAAGCAGCACTGGCCGTCAAGTCTGCATAATGACAACATAGAAAGCGTGTGTTATTTATATTACTACGGTAAGGGAAGCAGCTCTGGGCTATCAGTGAAGCTCCTCTCCAAGTTTAGAATGCCACAAAGTAAATCAACCACAGATGCATGGCCACGTGCAGCATGGCAGACATGCAGCCAAACAAAGCCGACATGGTATGGTTATATGAAACTGGAGATATCAGAGCAGTGTTTATGGTGAATCATTGAGAGGGATGTGTGAAGCTTTTCACTGTTTGAGTGTCTCTGGAGGGACAGAAAAACATTCAAAgccactccatgttttcacTTTGATACATCTTCtcagaaacaaaacaagttaGATTTGTTCATTGCTGCTGTGTCTGCGTGTTTCATAGGCTATGAAGTCTGTCATAAACATAGGTAGAGTGGTTAACTGTGatcccagtacaaccacagtaaATGCAGTACAGTAAATAGCAGTGGGTGGGCAGCTTACAAATATAAACCCTTTGATTTACAAACACCAGCACACATAttatgagatatatatatatatatgagcatttgtggctgtgtatgtgctcgtgcacacacacatgcacacatagcCATCTGTAGGATTATTAGAGGGAAACAAATGCGTTGGCATCCTGCAATACTCTCTAGATCATTGCAGGAAGAATGTGGCACTCCTTAGCCAGAAAGGCGTGGCAAGACGCCACTATGTCAACTTTTCCCTGAAGTTAGCAGAAAACTCCCTCTAAAGCCTGAGGTCACGGCTACGGTCCTATTGTTTGAGAGACCTTGTGACAAAAGACTGCCTTTGATCACTGGCTATGCATAGTTAAACCTTTGATAGTAATCTCACCCTTTGAAACACATTATAGACCCACACAGTGAATCAATAGCTGACCAAGGCTGGTTTAAAAACTAGACGATATAGGGAGAAAATATGCTTTCCTAAAGAATTTCAAAATTTTGCTATATCTGTCCCACATTTCTTGGTGCAACAGCTGGCTGCTTCTAAACTCAAACACGACCCTTGCAATATTGTGCGTTGTATCCTGTTTACAATcagcatttactgtatatttctcTGAATGAttatgcagttcattgacagtttatttgttcttttgttttagGCTGAGCATGGAGAGACAAAGAGTCTCCACCATGAAGGTCTTTCTCACTCCGCTGATGCCCTTTCTACTCTTCTTCATCCTTCCCGATGGCACCTTGTCCAGCGAGTGCCCAGAGGACTGCGCCTGTTCCACGCCAGAATCCATCTTATGTTTCCTGAGACGCTCCTCTACTATCCCCAAGGGAGTGCCCCCATCCACAAAAAGTCTCTACCTCTTTGCCAATGGCATTGAGAGCTTGACAACTGAGGACTTTGATGGTCTGGAGAACCTGGAGATGCTGGACCTCAGTCAAAACAAATTGACAGAACTTACTGATAGGGTGTTTGAACCTTTGATCTCTTTGAGAAATCTGGACTTGTCATCCAACCAGATCACCCACATTTCAGAGGAATGCTTCCAGGGTATGGCACCGCTTGAgcgcctttatttgtatagtaaTCATATCGAGACCATCCACCCTGCAGCCTTTAATGGTTTAGAGCACTTGCTGGAACTCAAACTGCAGGGCAACCAGTTGACATCCCTGCCTGCTCTCTCAATGCCCCGACTACTGCTGCTGGACCTTCGCTTTAATGTCTTACCCACCTTGGGTCCTTCAGACCTCCAGACCCCAAACCTGGAGTCGCTCAAATTGGGTGGTGTGGGGCTCTCCAATCTGAATAAGGAGCTTATGGGTAGTCTAAAGAACCTCCATGAACTGGACATCTCAGGAAACCAACTCGAGTCCTTCCCCTCAGCGCTAATGGAGACCCAGGGGCTGATTCATCTCAGCCTGGCTGGAAACCCCATGGGTCCTCTTAAGGTTCAGGACCTGCAGAACCTTGGAGAGCTGCAGGAGTTGGACATTAGTAGCCTCAGTTTGCAGAGCCTCCCTGAAGAGTTTTCCCAGCTCTTACCCCACCTCAGAAAGCTCACAGTAGCAGAGAACCCATTCAACTGTCTCTGTACATTAGCATGGTTCCCAAGATGGCTGAGAGCCAAGAGCATCACCCTGGAGAGAACAGAGGAGACCCGCTGCCATTTCCCACCTATCAATGCTGGAAAGGTAATGGAAAGACTGGAGCACAGGGATTTTGGCTGTCCTACTACAACTACAGTCACCACTAGTACTGTCAAAACTACTACTACCCTGCCTGTTCCTGTCACCACCCTCCCGAGTACTACTAGAGCTATTCCAGTCCCCAGGGCCAGTGACGACCCCACTAACAAAGAGAATACATTTCCCTTACCCCCTGTCCCCGCATCCCCCAGTAGCAGCAGCATCGACCCAGATGGCGAGCAGCATTTCTGTCCCCCTCACACCTGTGTGAATGGGGGTACTTGTCGATTGGACCAGCATGGTCAGGTAGAATGTATCTGTCCACATGGCACCTCTGGCATGTATTGTGAAGTCCAAAACCATCACCCACCTTCACCACCTGAAGCTGACATCCCCATGGCAACGGTCAGTGTAGATGCACCAGACATCAGCTCACATCAAGCAACCACAACCTCAGTCCTGCTGGACCTCCACCGCTACATTGAAATGCGGCCTTACATCCGTGGAATCCGCCTGACCTACCGCAATCTCTCTGGGCCAGACCGCAGGCCGATTCAACTCAGCCTGCCAGCATCCTTCCCAGAGTACAGACTCAGAGGTCTGAAGCCCAACTCCACCTACACTGTGTGTGCCAGTCCACTAGGTGCACCTAGTGGCACAGACAGGGTCTGTACTGAGGCCCATACGGCTGCTGAAAGTGTCAGGGGCCATGATGCACAATTTGACGACCAGAGGCTGACCACGATGCTGGTGCCTGCAATTGCCATTTTGCTACTGCTGGTACTGATAGCAATAGCAGTGGGAGTGGTATGCTATCTTCGCAGGAAGAGGGCCAACGGCCACCTGGACCTAGACTGTGAGCCCTCCCAGCTAGAGTTGGATGGAGTGAAGGCTGATATGGACAATGGGGCACTGCCTCAAAAACAGCCACAACTTATGGTCCCTGAACCTGTTGTTCAGAATGGCAATCTGGAATATGAGGTGTTGCTACTACAGGATCACTGTACATCAAATAACAATATGACTTCACACAAGCCTTCCTACTTTTGACACCTTTGACCCAAATGAGGATTTtaactatatacatatatacagtgttTTCCCCACTGTTGAAAGAGCAGCAGAACAGCAAATGCTTTTGTGAAAGTGGAGGACACAGTATCAACCAGTCAACAAGCGAAGGAGAAACTGGACATATATTTAACTAAAGGCCCATTGGTTGTCTAAGTAGACATTAAACAAGTTCAAAAACATTTGTCTGgactttaaaaaacattgaaagtgCCTCTACTCCATTTACATGCTTTATTCTGCTTCAATAATATTTCTTCATTCACATTGCTGGAATGGCAACGTCTCAGCTCACATGAGTCAATGCTGGGACTGATGGTGTGTTGTCATTGGCTGAAACCTAGGGCTAAGGGACATACGGACCTCAAGCCCTCCTTTATCTGTTCATAAAGGAGAGTGCACTGAAATGGGGTTGTGCTGCCCTTTCCCCATCACAACAGCCCAACTAAACACTATCAGCAATTGtttttgctgcatgttgtaACTCCTCAGTACTACCCCAAAAGGGATCAGTGCTTTCTGTGAATGACCTTTAAGACACCAAATGAAGTTGTGCAGAGAAAAATGCTTCATGCTTGTATTGCTTTATTTGGctctaaaacactttttttgttttgtatgtatgtttttttttttatacccgTGTCTTTATGTTAATTTGTATTGTGCAACATTGTGACTGTTAACAGCCCTTTATACCTTCCACCCCCACCTCTTGTGACTAACAGACAAAACAGCAGATTAAAATCTTTGAAGATTAAAATTCGTTTGGTACCAGCAAAGTCAATCAAAGGGCTTTGCCCCCAGAATGTCAGACAGTCTAAGTAGATGTGAGTCTGGACAGGCTCAAGACTAAATCCCCCTTCTCTTACTGAAGCCCTCAGCCTGCTTTGCCATCACAAAGGAAGAAGGTAAGCAGGATTGCAAAAAGGTACTGTACAGAGAGAAGCAGTTGACTAAACCACTTCTGTTTCAGTGCTGCACTGAGTTTCAACCAGTGTAGAGCTTGACTTAATTACAGTAAGCACACACATGACTATACTAAAGCAAAAGAGAACTTCAGagacattatttattatttatattcccTGGAAGGGAAACTCAATTTTATCCCTCAACTACAATTCACATACACCATACTACTTGGCCAGGCCCACAACAAGCAAAGCAAATAGtggttgtgtattgtgtttccCATGAGTAAAAATAGCCTGCTTGGCGTAATGCTGTGCACAATTTCTCTTTGGCATGAAGGGTCCCAGTTTTGCTCACTTGCACCTAACCAGTATGGTAAAGCCAGATGCACAAGAGAAGCACACTCGATAGtgtttatattgttttgttgAGGACAACGTGATGAGATCCAAATCTGTGAATTTAGGGTAACGAAGGACTCAAAgtagccgtgtgtgtgtgtgtgtgtgtgtgtgtgtgtgtgtgtgtgtgtgtgtgtgtgtgtgtgtgtgtgtgtgtgtgtgtactgtagatCTGTCAACTTCAGTTATAATGCAAGTATGTGTTCTGTCTTGTGCAAAGACCTGCAGACATCAAGCTACTATCAGTAACTCCTTCTATCTGCCTGCATGGAGTACATTAAGCCCCAAACAACACTACCTTTAGACAAACACACCAAAGACACAAATGTGAATGTCTGTAATGTTACCTACCTACAGTATTCCCAGCACACAATTAACAGTTCCCTGCTGACAAGATGCCTCGAGAACCCAAACAAACAATCAAGCAATTTAACTGGAATTATTGTCTGTAAAATAGAATACATTGAAGATAGCCAAAAGTATTTTCGGTGTGATTGTTAATTTTTCCCTGTTTATTTTGGGAAGCTCTTTGTTGTcattcattgattttttttaattctgtaaacattatttgtgaaaaaaaagtgatgttaTCATTAAATGAATATCCAAAAATGAAACGGACAAGTTGTCTTTTTTGTAGTTTCCACTTTTTGCTTCTAAGAGGAAGGATAAGACTGAAAGGCAAAGGGGGGGGATTATGTTTGTTATTAACTTCCCTTCCCTTTAAGCCATCACTCAACAGGGTGAGGGGAGAGATCACAGGAGGGGGAGtccagaaaagagaaagagaagggaacAAAGTGCAGGTATAATTATGCTGGAAATTATAATCACCCACACATTAGTGAATGCATGTGTACATGTGCCGTGTATTTGTGCAAATTCATTTCAATAGTGAAACGGTGCCATTCACCTGAGTATATGTCAGACTCTCGCTCCCTCGTTAATGTCTGTACAGCCTTATAACAAAACTAAAGTCTAAAGAGAGGCTGttctttgagctaaatgctaacatctgcatgctaacatgctcacaatgacaatgctaacatgctgacatGCAGGTAAAATGCTTGAATGTGCAAAGAACATTTCATGGCCAGCCATCCacaaatgtcattaaaaagacATTAAGATTAATCATCTAGGAACCATAAATGGACAGTTGTCAAGATACttcagtaaaaaacaaaaatgtcaacctcatggtggcgctgaTGGAAATGTCAGGGGGAGCACCAAAGTTAGTAGGATCCATCCTCTGGGCACCGTGAATGTCTGtataaaatgtcatggcaatccatctaagacttatatatagatatttcagtttggaccaaagtggtggaccgaccgaCATTGCCATCCCAAGAGCAATGCCGCTAGCATGGGTCAAAATTGTTAAATCATCCAGGCCCCTTAAATGATTTACAAGGTGAAAAAATAATGAGTGTGTTAGTGTTCTATAAAAGTATTCAATTCTCTTTGCAACATTCAACAGCATACCAAAAGACTGTTTAATGTGTACTTTTAATGGACAAGGTCTTGGAATTTTTCCTTACCAGCAGTGAGCTGGAGACCAAATGGAAATAAAGATTATGATTGAAAACACTCAGGTTAAGGTTGTAAGTGGATTTAACCATTGGAATGACTCACTGGTCTAAGGCTAATGAGTGAGCATTGTTTGCAAACCCACACAATTAACAGGCTGACCACCCATGTGTTTTATAGGTAGGATGCGGGTAGGGGATtgatgtaacacacacacacacacacacacacacaaacgtataTACTGGCCAATAGCTGGGAGCTGTTGTGCAAGGTCCCATgctaacaacacaaacacataaaacagcTCCACTCACGTCACGGAGGCCCTATTATATCAATTTactcagagagagagcaaaCTTCCTAGTGAAATAACAGGATAAACAATGCATGCCCTGGAGGTCAATAAGCTTGAACTTCTTTCTCCTTCCTCCACTGTTTTAACCTCCATTTAGCTTGAATTTTTGaaaaatatacacatatttttCTAAGTTGTAAAAGCAGTTCAGCCAATTTAGTCTCTCATTTACCAAAGAAAAAGTAAGACAGAGAGTAGAGAGATGAGGCTTAATTGTGAGCATATATGTGTATACCAGGTAAAAGGACAGATAGGATACTTAGATGTCAGATAAGAATAAATGCCTGCAGTTGAAAGAATGCATGCATGTTTCTGTCCTTCTCTCAAGAAAGGCATCTGCAAATGTTCATGTATAGGAATAAGAGAGAgcagagtatgtgtgtgtgtgtgtgtgtgtgtgtgtgtgtgtgtgtgtgtgtttctctcctttccttccATAAAACAGTCCCCCCTTTCTTCCCCTGGCTTTAAGAGAAACCTGGTCTCTGGATGGGTTCCAACTTTGACGCTCACACTCAGCCTGCGCTGCTCAATGGCCCCTATTGTAGTTTCAAGGGACCTTTTTTTACAATCATCAACCCAAAAGAATTCCACATGAAATTACTTCTgagtaaatatttttgttactCCCCTCTTTTCGGTTTCTCTCTTACTCTCTATGTTTTGTTTCTAATTTGTTTCCAAATTCAGGGCTGCGAGAAGGCAGTCAAGGACAATGTGTTAAGGCCATGTGGCTGCAAGTAGCGTTTTGTTTCCCCTTTTACACAAATgactttttctgtctctttctacCTCTCCGTTTTCCATCTTCCAAATAGCCCTCCTGCCCACACAGCACAGCTGACCTCCCAGTAACCTCAAACCATCTATCCAACCTCAGCCAAGAGTATTTACAGTCAGCACTTGGAGGCATGAAATCAACTCCTCAAACATCACAAGATGAAGCATTGAACGCTTCATAAACTACAAAAAGATGACAAGGAAATTACATCTGCCATGATACAAAAAACTAGCAGCAGAAAATGCTGACTGCTTTATTAAATTATGACAACGTTTTATAATTTCTCCCAACACAAATAATAATTTGAAATCTCAAACTTTTATTCTTGAACTGCATTCAGTTTCTGTGATGTTGCTACATGTTTATGAAAAAGCAACAGAGAGTAAAAGAGTAGAGATGGAAAAGAAGAGCTGAGTAGAGAAAACAcaccaccactttgtttttggaACCTGGTTCTCTGGCTCCAGTTTTTGGCCCTCTGCTTGTTTCCCTACAGTACTCGCTCCAACTCTCCTGCCCCGTATCCCACCTTACCTGCCTCTAAATCTTTCTGAAGCACTAATAACAGATGAAGGGTGGTGTGCCACCGGTTCCTCTCATGCCATACAGCTGCCAGTCTGTGCCAGCAGATGGCCCAGATGCTGCTCTGACAAAAAGCACCGAGGGGAAAGATGAGAagtgggagagaaagaaaaacaggaaaaagaaagcaaaaaggAAGAATTTGACTTTGGTTAATTCTTGGCAACATACATCAGCAGGCAATTCATTTCACATGCCGTTTAGTAGATTATtagatataaaaacaaatggcaGTGTGATTTACCCGGCGCAGATATTTAGTTCCATcctataaatgaaataaaatgtcataCGGGAAATGGATAATGCAAGCTGGCAGGTAAGTAATGTATGAAATTAGTGAATCAGGGTTAAACATTTGTGTAAACACGCGTCTATGCTGGGCCGGCCTGTGGCCTAAGCAAAATAAAGTACGTGACTGCCTAAAGCAACGTCCATTACTGCAGAGCGCCTGGTTGCGTTCTTGAGGCTGCATCCTAGGCTCCAAAGATATCAGTTTAGAGTTTAACACTGTCCAGCTGCAGAGAAACCCGGTCACAATTCAAGATCTGAACACCTTATCCTACAGTCTGTCCTTTCTTTTCATCTTGCAGTCTCACTTGTCAGTGGCTGTGAATGTTTCAATTATGCCAATAATGCAAAAAAGGTTTACAAAAATGCACATCCAGACGATATACTTGGAACTTGTGAACATAAATTTAATGAAGAAGAGCTTGACGTTCAAAACATCACTTGCTGGTAATTTAATATATGTGGAGGGGAACATTATTTTCCAATAACTACAATAGACTGTGAATAATTTTACCAGTGTTATGAATAATTACTAAGGCTGcaactaataattattttcattatacattttttttctccaaataatcgattaatcatttagtctatgaaatgtaaaaaaacacaagttCCCAGAtcccaaggtgatgtcttcacATCTTGTCTTCACCCAAAAGTCAaaaactcaaaagatattcagtttactatgatatgtgacaaagaaaagcaggaaTATAAGAATctggaaccagagaatgtttgtcttttctttcttccttatttttgcttgaaaaattactGAAATAATAACTTGACTATCAAAAAAGTTGCAGATTATTTTTTCTGTTGATCggttaatcaactaatcatttcagttctAATTACTGCCATTCTTAAGTAGAGATgggaagtttaaaaaaaaaaattatatttcttttttcttcttttttttttaaagaaaaatatgtaatccatatatattatacatacaaacataaatgGAAAACTTTGTTCTTAGAAAACTTTAAGTCATAAACAGATGTAAAGAGGACAGTGCAGTGTTATATTCTCAACTGTGAAATTACTTCTTTGTGTCTTAATACCTACTGACCTCTTTATCACGTTTTTAATGAACCTGCTGTAAATTATATTTAGTATCTTCACCTTGGGCCTTTTCCTCCCACTTTTTCCATCATGACAATTTATAACTGCATTGCTTACTTTTTTTGTAGCACTAATGTAGCTACAAGTCTGTGGTAGACAAGTCATCTGGGCCCAAGTTAATTAAGATGTAGGGAGAGGACCCCAGAGCAAAATGTGACTTAGTACCACAAACAGACTCAGGCTGGTCTTAGGTTTATAAAAGTAGAAAGAACGTCAAGCTTCATGAGCACAATGTGTTGAAAGACCCAAATcaacaataaatataaatgagGAAATCAGAAATGGAGAGTAATGATCCAACCAATGATGTAAAATAAGGAGAAGATGGAAAGAATTAGATGAAATTAAAGAGGTGGAGCGATGATGACATGCCAGGGGAGAAGAAAGTGGAGGGACATTGTTACTGGGCCACATGCAGTGAAAAGCTTATCCCTCTTTGGAAATGTACTGacaaggaagtgtgtgtgtgtgtgtgtgtgtgtgtgtgtgtgtgtgtgtgtgtgtggggggtagGGGACAGAAAGGAGGCCGATGAGGGTGAAAGGGGTGCAGGAAGGGGGACAATAATAGCACATATTGGTTAAAACCTGATTCATAATCTATGCCAGAAGAGTCCGTCAAATCCAAATAAGCTCCCTAAGACTGGCAAATGAAGCTAATAGCTGAAGCATGGAGCTATCGTTTAAACTAATCAGAACCCGTTATTCTAGAGTTAGCACATGTAAGAATAGCTTATAGCTTTCTCTAAATTTACTGGCAGGAGGACACAGTTTCTTGGCCTGTCCTTTTTCTGAATTTAAACTAGATATAACCATTTGGATGCAAATGCTCAGTAattgaagaagaagaattaaACTTCTAAATTAAATTCCCTTGAGGTCAATAACTCCCAGGTCTCTCTGGGATGAGTACAGAGAGGTCAGGATGTCAGCTAGTCCTGAGAAAGGTTGCTTGCCTCTCATGGCCTTTGTAAGAAAACAGCTGTGATGTAAGGTGATGAAGGCCTGACCAGCTGTTCATGGGGCTAGCAGTTAGAAACATCAGAGGCAAGCGAGGAGCCCAATTTTAAAACTCAGTGGTGAATTCCACTGATTGTCACCAACAGCTACAGTTGCCACACTAGCGTCTGGCAAGCCTCGGGTTTCATACAATGCTTTCTTGTTTGTCGGGGGCCTAAAACCTCAACACTTCCGACCAAAACCGAATCCAGACAAAAGAAAGAGGAACACAAGACAAGTGTCAGTAACGGGCAGCTGTCATAATTTCTAGGTTGCCTATAAATAATCCTCTGGTTACAGTTATGTCGGTTATTTCAATGCATCTTTTATCACATACACATCACAACTGCTGTACTGCATGTACTGTAACTTGATTGAGGAGGCAAAAGATTGCAACATCAAAACATCTCGGTCTGATGAAtcgtgtgtgcatgtttgagaGATGAAACAAAGGGCGAACCCCCATCGACCTCCTGTGACTGGACACAGCGACGCATTAAAATGTCCATGGGGTTTATGATCTAATAGTCACTGTAAGTCTCATGAGTCTCTGCAATGGGCCACACGTGCATCCACATGAAGGTGGGGGGCATCAGCAGGAGGAGATCATCTTGACACAGCCTGCTTGGCAGAGTCTCCCGGTACTCAGAGATTTATTTCATCTCACCTCCGGCAGAAGAAACAtaaggtatacacacacaaagacttaCACTTATAAGGTTAAACATAGGGATCTATGGTTGTTTGTGATATGCTGTAAAAGGAATGCAGTACAGAGTTCAGGTCAGGTAAGCAGATGCTAAGTCCAGCATGCTATTAAGgctttatttacagtatattatttAACCGCAGCTGCTCCCTGCTGTTGTggctatatataaaaaacatgtccacaatgccattaaaaaaaaaaaaaaaaaaaaaaaaaactatagttGCAATTACAGCTTATACATCATGatgtaaatattttaataagAGCCACACGAGGCATCTGCATCATGTACTGGAACTATTTGACATAAACCGAGCCAAAATTATGACCCAAATCCCTCATCTAAACAGCTATATTAAGACAGAAAACAATCTTTCATGCGCTTCTGCCCTACTTCTTTCAACAGGAGGCAAAAGATCACTGGACATTGTGTCTGGTTTAACTTGAAAACCCTCGTCCACTATTACCTCTCTCTTCCTACAGAtgtacagcaacaacaacaaaaacctgcATCACAAACAAAACAGCAGAAGCGTGACCTGCA
Encoded here:
- the vasnb gene encoding vasorin b, with translation MERQRVSTMKVFLTPLMPFLLFFILPDGTLSSECPEDCACSTPESILCFLRRSSTIPKGVPPSTKSLYLFANGIESLTTEDFDGLENLEMLDLSQNKLTELTDRVFEPLISLRNLDLSSNQITHISEECFQGMAPLERLYLYSNHIETIHPAAFNGLEHLLELKLQGNQLTSLPALSMPRLLLLDLRFNVLPTLGPSDLQTPNLESLKLGGVGLSNLNKELMGSLKNLHELDISGNQLESFPSALMETQGLIHLSLAGNPMGPLKVQDLQNLGELQELDISSLSLQSLPEEFSQLLPHLRKLTVAENPFNCLCTLAWFPRWLRAKSITLERTEETRCHFPPINAGKVMERLEHRDFGCPTTTTVTTSTVKTTTTLPVPVTTLPSTTRAIPVPRASDDPTNKENTFPLPPVPASPSSSSIDPDGEQHFCPPHTCVNGGTCRLDQHGQVECICPHGTSGMYCEVQNHHPPSPPEADIPMATVSVDAPDISSHQATTTSVLLDLHRYIEMRPYIRGIRLTYRNLSGPDRRPIQLSLPASFPEYRLRGLKPNSTYTVCASPLGAPSGTDRVCTEAHTAAESVRGHDAQFDDQRLTTMLVPAIAILLLLVLIAIAVGVVCYLRRKRANGHLDLDCEPSQLELDGVKADMDNGALPQKQPQLMVPEPVVQNGNLEYEVLLLQDHCTSNNNMTSHKPSYF